Proteins from a genomic interval of Inquilinus sp. Marseille-Q2685:
- a CDS encoding Hpt domain-containing protein — MTQDALQAHLDRLRAKFAAELPQKLAEADALLAALRAGDGEALKGLRFIVHRLNGTGGTMGFAALSGAAAALEAQLDSCLAAGGVGPEELTAIAAGLAAVKAAA; from the coding sequence ATGACCCAGGACGCGCTGCAGGCCCATCTCGACCGGCTGCGGGCGAAATTCGCGGCCGAGCTGCCGCAGAAGCTGGCGGAGGCCGACGCGCTGCTGGCGGCGCTGCGGGCCGGCGACGGCGAAGCGCTGAAGGGGCTGCGATTCATCGTGCACCGGCTGAACGGCACCGGCGGCACCATGGGTTTCGCCGCCCTGTCGGGCGCGGCGGCGGCGCTGGAGGCGCAGCTCGACTCCTGCCTCGCCGCCGGCGGCGTGGGACCGGAAGAGCTGACGGCGATTGCGGCCGGGCTGGCGGCAGTGAAGGCCGCCGCCTGA
- the ade gene encoding adenine deaminase, which yields MSGTADLRRRIDQALGHAPADLVIKGARTLDVITGALLEGDVAVCGDRIVGTCADYAGAAEIDGRGKVVVPGFIDTHVHCESTLVTPAEFDRCVLPRGTTTAVCDPHEICNVLGEAGLRYFLDGAQGTAMDLRVQLSSCVPATELETAGARLDAADLARHRGHPKVIGLAEFMNFPGVLAKDEAVLEKLAAFQDGHIDGHSPLLTGKPLNAYLACGIRNCHETTGPEEALEKLRKGMQILIRDGSVSKDVHALAPIISAETSPLLGLCTDDRNPLDIAEEGHLDHLIRSAIRRGAPVAHVYRAATWSAAQGFGLRDRGLVAPGRRADLVLLDDLEACAVSQVISAGRVVGPEIFAGRAAPASVGLGSVKLDPVVAEDFQAPTSGPTSPVIGLIPGKIITEALTATLPWRDGCRHPDPDQDILKICVFARHGVNRNVGRAFVKGFGFRGGALASSVGHDSHNICVVGDNDADMAAAVNRLIALQGGFVAIRNGQVAGEIALPLAGLMSLQPFEQVADDLLTLRRAVKAMGCPLPEPFIQLAFLPLPVIPHLKITDRGLVDVDRFELIAA from the coding sequence ATGAGCGGCACGGCGGATCTGAGGCGGCGAATCGACCAGGCTCTGGGCCACGCGCCCGCCGATCTGGTGATCAAGGGCGCGCGCACCCTCGACGTGATCACCGGCGCGCTGCTGGAGGGCGACGTGGCGGTCTGCGGCGACCGCATCGTCGGCACCTGCGCCGATTATGCCGGCGCGGCCGAGATCGACGGCCGCGGCAAGGTGGTGGTGCCCGGCTTCATCGACACCCATGTGCATTGCGAATCGACCCTCGTGACGCCGGCGGAGTTCGATCGCTGCGTGCTGCCGCGCGGCACCACCACCGCGGTCTGCGACCCGCACGAGATCTGCAACGTGCTGGGCGAGGCTGGGCTGCGCTACTTCCTCGACGGCGCTCAGGGCACGGCGATGGACCTGCGGGTCCAGCTCTCCTCCTGCGTGCCGGCGACGGAGCTGGAGACCGCCGGCGCCCGGCTCGACGCCGCCGATCTGGCCCGGCACCGCGGCCATCCCAAGGTGATCGGCCTGGCCGAGTTCATGAACTTCCCCGGCGTGCTGGCCAAGGACGAGGCGGTGCTGGAGAAGCTGGCCGCCTTCCAGGACGGCCATATCGACGGCCATTCGCCGCTGCTGACCGGCAAGCCGCTGAACGCCTATCTCGCCTGCGGCATCCGCAACTGCCACGAGACGACGGGGCCGGAGGAGGCGCTGGAGAAGCTGCGCAAGGGCATGCAGATCCTGATCCGCGACGGTTCGGTCAGCAAGGACGTGCACGCGCTGGCGCCGATCATCTCGGCCGAGACCTCGCCGCTGCTCGGCCTGTGCACCGACGACCGCAACCCGCTCGACATCGCCGAGGAAGGCCATCTCGATCACCTGATCCGGTCGGCGATCCGCCGCGGCGCGCCGGTGGCCCATGTCTACCGCGCCGCCACCTGGTCGGCCGCCCAGGGCTTCGGCCTGCGCGATCGCGGCCTGGTCGCCCCCGGCCGCCGCGCCGACCTGGTGCTGCTCGATGATCTCGAAGCCTGCGCCGTGTCGCAGGTGATCAGCGCCGGGCGTGTGGTCGGGCCGGAGATCTTCGCGGGGCGGGCCGCGCCGGCCTCGGTCGGCCTCGGCTCGGTGAAGCTCGACCCGGTGGTGGCGGAGGATTTCCAGGCTCCCACATCCGGCCCGACCAGCCCGGTGATCGGGCTGATCCCGGGCAAGATCATCACCGAGGCGCTGACCGCGACCCTGCCCTGGCGCGACGGCTGCCGCCACCCCGATCCGGACCAGGACATCCTCAAGATCTGCGTCTTCGCCCGCCACGGGGTGAACCGCAATGTCGGCCGCGCCTTCGTCAAGGGCTTCGGCTTCCGCGGCGGCGCGCTCGCCTCCTCGGTCGGGCATGACAGCCACAACATCTGCGTGGTCGGCGACAACGATGCCGACATGGCGGCGGCGGTGAACCGCCTGATCGCGCTGCAGGGCGGCTTCGTCGCGATCCGGAACGGCCAGGTGGCCGGCGAGATCGCCCTGCCCCTGGCCGGACTGATGAGCCTGCAGCCCTTCGAGCAGGTGGCGGACGACCTGCTGACGCTGCGCCGGGCGGTGAAGGCGATGGGATGCCCCCTGCCGGAGCCCTTCATCCAGCTGGCCTTCCTGCCGCTGCCGGTGATCCCGCACCTCAAGATCACCGATCGCGGGCTGGTGGATGTGGACCGGTTCGAGCTGATCGCGGCCTAG
- a CDS encoding DUF1194 domain-containing protein, whose product MLHRGLALTLALCAAPAAAQEVDVDVELVFATDGSGSIDDEELRLQREGYAKALADSRVQQAIRGGVTGRIAVAFVEWGGADSQHVIVDWTVIDGPDSAAAFGAALAAAPRRAVGWNSISNAIDLSKRLIEGNAHQGLRKVIDVSADAGQRGGRPLPEVRAEALAAGITINGLAVLSRSGRPGWAGGSLEDFFRDQVIGGPGAFVITADADARFTEAVVRKLILEIAERPAEAAPPG is encoded by the coding sequence GTGCTGCATCGCGGTCTCGCCCTGACTCTGGCGCTGTGCGCGGCCCCTGCGGCGGCGCAGGAGGTCGACGTCGATGTCGAGCTGGTCTTCGCCACCGACGGCTCCGGCTCGATCGACGACGAGGAGCTGCGGCTGCAGCGCGAGGGCTACGCCAAGGCCCTGGCCGACTCGCGGGTGCAGCAGGCGATCCGCGGCGGCGTCACCGGCCGGATCGCGGTCGCCTTCGTCGAATGGGGCGGGGCGGACTCGCAGCACGTCATCGTCGACTGGACCGTGATCGACGGGCCGGACAGCGCCGCCGCCTTCGGCGCGGCCCTGGCGGCGGCGCCCAGGCGCGCGGTCGGCTGGAACTCGATCAGCAATGCCATCGACTTGTCGAAACGGTTGATCGAGGGCAATGCCCATCAGGGCCTGCGCAAGGTGATCGACGTCTCGGCCGATGCCGGCCAGCGCGGCGGCCGGCCGCTGCCCGAGGTGCGGGCCGAGGCGCTGGCCGCCGGCATCACCATCAACGGCCTCGCCGTGCTGTCGCGCAGCGGCCGGCCGGGCTGGGCCGGCGGCTCGCTGGAGGATTTCTTCCGCGACCAGGTGATCGGCGGCCCCGGCGCCTTCGTCATCACCGCCGACGCCGATGCCCGCTTCACCGAGGCGGTGGTGCGCAAGCTGATCCTGGAGATCGCCGAACGGCCGGCCGAAGCGGCGCCGCCCGGCTGA
- a CDS encoding response regulator, producing MEKFLGSVRSIVLLAILGFLLFFGTAGWLGKQFLADNARTQARVDHTNLVITTIYEARLAIARAQALSRGFIITGSPRDAAVAEDSARLATDKLLDLRSLTADNPEQVRRFDDAAAITEQILVTNDRIIAAVRQGDLDGARAIVRDAADQAPAFRDRIEAAVATEKALLTDRQAATEATLRRIIWLLAGVAALAALCGLLAAWAMSRQVRTDLQRYRELERAKLESDAAARALAESQAQLQAVLDSARDPILVVGQDGVVELANRACGEAFGVAGGSLAGADISALVPALAGGAQPIGEVTVTRRDGTSFPAEISTGVFERDGRTVSVCILRDMTERHRLDQLKNEFVSTVSHELRTPLTSIRGSLGLIVAGAAGGLPEKAKSLLEIAHKNSERLVGLVNDILDIEKIESGRMEFRHDRLEAGALVEQAVEANQAYAAQHEVEYRITTRSGTALPVQGDADRLIQVLTNLLSNAAKFSPAGSTVEVAVETVGRQARISVRDRGIGIPEEFRSRIFQRFAQADASDVRRKGGTGLGLSIAKAIVERHGGRIGFEPAEGGGTRFWFTLPLLAEAPQMAAPAGDARRQVLICEDDPDVATLLGLMIEQDGWRVDFARDAETALEKARTGHYDAMTVDLLLPGIDGITLIRQLRADPATAELPIVVVSATAQDGKRELNGDAFNIVDWLDKPIEQLRLRAALRQAGLRNRSGRACILHVEDDDDVIEVVGAIVRDEAEIVPARSLQEGRERLAERRFDLVIIDVGLPDGSGLDLLETINARTPREPVLIFSAQDSSAAYASAVSASLVKSRTDNEQLHQTITGLINGLIQGKQGDLRHGR from the coding sequence ATGGAGAAGTTTCTGGGCTCGGTCCGCTCGATCGTTCTGCTGGCGATCCTCGGCTTCCTGCTGTTCTTCGGCACGGCCGGATGGCTCGGCAAGCAGTTCCTGGCCGACAACGCCCGCACGCAGGCCCGGGTGGACCACACCAACCTGGTGATCACCACCATCTACGAGGCCCGGCTGGCCATCGCACGGGCCCAGGCCTTGAGCCGCGGCTTCATCATCACCGGCAGTCCGCGGGATGCGGCGGTGGCGGAGGACAGCGCCCGGCTGGCCACCGACAAGCTGCTGGACCTGCGCAGCCTGACCGCGGACAACCCGGAGCAGGTCCGGCGCTTCGACGACGCCGCGGCCATCACCGAGCAGATCCTGGTCACCAACGACCGGATCATCGCCGCGGTCCGGCAGGGTGACCTCGACGGCGCCCGCGCCATCGTCAGGGACGCCGCCGACCAGGCGCCGGCCTTCCGCGACAGGATCGAGGCGGCGGTGGCCACGGAGAAGGCGCTGCTGACGGACCGCCAGGCCGCCACCGAGGCGACGCTGCGGCGGATCATCTGGCTGCTGGCCGGCGTCGCCGCGCTGGCGGCCCTGTGCGGGCTGCTGGCCGCCTGGGCGATGTCGCGCCAAGTGCGCACCGACCTGCAGCGCTATCGTGAGCTGGAGCGGGCGAAGCTGGAGAGCGACGCCGCGGCCCGGGCGCTGGCCGAGAGCCAGGCCCAGCTGCAGGCGGTTCTGGACAGTGCCCGCGACCCGATCCTGGTGGTCGGCCAGGACGGGGTGGTCGAGCTGGCCAACCGCGCCTGCGGCGAGGCCTTCGGGGTCGCCGGCGGCAGCCTGGCCGGGGCCGACATCTCCGCGCTGGTTCCGGCCCTGGCCGGCGGCGCCCAGCCGATCGGCGAGGTCACGGTGACGCGGCGCGATGGCACCAGCTTTCCGGCCGAGATCTCGACCGGCGTGTTCGAGCGCGACGGCCGCACCGTCTCGGTCTGCATCCTGCGCGACATGACCGAGCGGCACCGGCTGGACCAGCTGAAGAACGAGTTCGTGTCGACGGTGAGCCACGAGCTGCGCACGCCGCTGACCTCGATCCGCGGCTCGCTGGGCCTGATCGTGGCCGGGGCGGCCGGCGGACTGCCGGAGAAGGCGAAGTCGCTCTTGGAGATCGCGCACAAGAACAGCGAGCGCCTGGTCGGCCTGGTCAACGACATCCTCGACATCGAGAAGATCGAATCGGGGCGCATGGAGTTCCGGCACGACCGGCTGGAGGCCGGCGCGCTGGTCGAGCAGGCGGTCGAAGCCAACCAGGCCTACGCGGCGCAGCACGAGGTCGAGTACCGGATCACGACCCGGTCGGGCACAGCGCTGCCGGTGCAGGGCGACGCCGACCGCCTGATCCAGGTGCTGACCAACCTCCTGTCGAACGCGGCCAAGTTCTCGCCCGCCGGCAGCACGGTGGAGGTCGCGGTCGAGACGGTGGGACGCCAGGCCCGGATCAGCGTGCGCGACCGTGGCATCGGCATTCCGGAGGAGTTCCGCAGCCGGATCTTCCAGCGCTTCGCCCAGGCGGATGCCAGTGATGTGCGGCGCAAGGGCGGCACCGGCCTCGGCCTGTCGATCGCCAAGGCCATCGTCGAGCGCCATGGCGGCCGCATCGGCTTCGAGCCGGCGGAGGGCGGCGGCACCCGCTTCTGGTTCACCCTGCCGCTGCTGGCCGAGGCGCCGCAGATGGCGGCCCCGGCCGGCGACGCCCGGCGCCAGGTGCTGATCTGCGAGGACGATCCGGACGTCGCGACCCTGCTGGGGCTGATGATCGAGCAGGACGGCTGGCGGGTCGACTTCGCCCGCGACGCCGAGACGGCGCTGGAGAAGGCGCGTACGGGGCACTACGACGCGATGACCGTCGACCTGCTGCTGCCGGGCATCGACGGGATCACCCTGATCCGGCAGCTGCGCGCCGACCCGGCGACGGCGGAGCTGCCGATCGTCGTCGTCTCCGCCACCGCCCAGGACGGCAAGCGCGAGTTGAACGGCGACGCCTTCAACATCGTCGACTGGCTGGACAAGCCGATCGAGCAGCTGCGGCTGCGGGCGGCGCTGCGCCAGGCGGGCTTGCGCAACCGCAGCGGCCGCGCCTGTATCCTGCATGTCGAGGACGACGACGACGTGATCGAGGTGGTCGGCGCCATCGTCCGCGACGAGGCGGAGATCGTGCCGGCGCGGTCGCTGCAGGAGGGCCGCGAGAGGCTGGCGGAGCGGCGCTTCGACCTGGTCATCATCGATGTCGGGCTGCCCGACGGCTCCGGCCTCGACCTCCTGGAGACGATCAATGCCCGCACGCCGCGGGAGCCGGTGCTGATCTTCTCGGCCCAGGATTCCAGCGCGGCCTATGCCAGCGCCGTCTCCGCCTCGCTGGTCAAGAGCCGCACCGACAACGAGCAGCTGCACCAGACCATCACCGGCCTGATCAACGGCCTGATCCAGGGCAAGCAAGGGGACCTCCGCCATGGCCGATGA
- a CDS encoding cupin domain-containing protein produces MKAGNLFDALPREAAEEEFTTLLQGAGFMLERIVSTGQASPPGFWYDQARAEWVVLLRGSAGLEVEGEAAPRSLRPGDWVHIPAHARHRVAWTDPQEPTVWLALHHG; encoded by the coding sequence ATGAAGGCCGGCAACCTGTTCGATGCCCTGCCGCGAGAGGCGGCGGAGGAAGAGTTCACCACCCTGCTGCAGGGCGCGGGCTTCATGCTGGAGCGCATCGTCTCCACCGGCCAGGCCAGCCCGCCCGGCTTCTGGTACGACCAGGCGCGGGCGGAATGGGTGGTGCTGCTGCGCGGCTCCGCCGGCCTGGAGGTCGAGGGCGAGGCGGCGCCCCGCAGCCTACGCCCCGGCGACTGGGTGCACATCCCGGCCCATGCCCGCCACCGCGTCGCCTGGACCGATCCGCAAGAGCCAACCGTCTGGCTGGCGCTGCATCACGGCTAG
- a CDS encoding DUF3095 domain-containing protein: MADPRPIGENAAMAEDDFYPQVPVFDGFARLTDTALYRPLPEDWVIGLSDVVASTAAIRAGRYKSVNVAGAALIAAVSNALAQRDFPFAFGGDGASFALPPGDADTARAALAATAAWVRDELGLTLRVGLVPVASIRTAGWDVRVARYAPSPNVAYAMFMGGGLAWAERELKAGAFAVEPAPAGTRPDLTGLSCRWQEFPARHGVVVSLIAAPAVAESEAGFRELVGDILRMTGRESEAEHPMIDLARGLAWPPPGLDIEARTLRGAGQPLFLRKLLVGLHSLGGWAVFRFGIPVGGFRPERYMREMVANADYRKYDDGLRMTLDCTPALADRLEARLLAAEQAGIARFGLHRQDSAIVTCFTPSPLRSDHVHFIDGASGGYAAAASRLKPS; the protein is encoded by the coding sequence ATGGCGGATCCCCGCCCGATCGGCGAGAATGCGGCCATGGCCGAGGACGACTTCTACCCCCAGGTGCCGGTGTTCGACGGCTTCGCCCGGCTGACCGACACGGCGCTGTACCGGCCGCTGCCGGAGGATTGGGTGATCGGCCTGTCCGACGTCGTCGCCTCCACCGCGGCGATCCGGGCCGGGCGGTACAAGAGCGTCAACGTCGCCGGCGCGGCGCTGATCGCCGCCGTCTCCAACGCCCTGGCGCAGCGCGACTTCCCCTTCGCCTTCGGCGGCGACGGCGCCAGCTTCGCCCTGCCGCCCGGCGATGCCGACACCGCCCGTGCCGCCCTGGCCGCCACCGCCGCCTGGGTGCGCGACGAGCTCGGCCTGACCCTGCGGGTCGGGCTGGTGCCAGTGGCATCGATCCGGACCGCCGGCTGGGACGTCCGGGTCGCCCGCTATGCCCCGTCGCCGAACGTCGCCTACGCCATGTTCATGGGCGGCGGCCTGGCATGGGCCGAGCGCGAGCTGAAGGCCGGCGCCTTCGCGGTCGAGCCGGCGCCGGCCGGCACACGCCCCGACCTGACCGGCCTGTCCTGCCGCTGGCAGGAGTTTCCGGCCCGGCACGGCGTGGTGGTGTCGCTGATCGCCGCCCCGGCGGTGGCCGAGAGCGAGGCCGGATTCCGCGAGCTGGTCGGCGACATCCTGCGCATGACCGGGCGCGAGAGCGAGGCCGAGCACCCGATGATCGATCTCGCCCGCGGCCTGGCCTGGCCGCCGCCCGGGCTGGACATCGAGGCGCGGACCTTGCGCGGCGCCGGCCAGCCGCTGTTCCTGCGCAAGCTGCTGGTGGGGCTGCACAGCCTGGGCGGCTGGGCGGTGTTCCGCTTCGGCATCCCGGTCGGCGGCTTCCGGCCCGAGCGCTACATGCGCGAGATGGTGGCCAATGCCGACTACCGCAAATACGACGACGGGCTGCGCATGACGCTGGACTGCACCCCGGCCCTGGCCGACCGGCTGGAGGCCCGCCTGCTGGCCGCCGAGCAGGCCGGCATCGCCCGCTTCGGCCTGCACCGGCAGGACTCGGCCATCGTCACCTGCTTCACCCCGTCGCCGCTGCGCAGCGACCATGTCCATTTCATCGACGGCGCCTCCGGCGGCTATGCCGCCGCCGCCTCCCGGCTGAAGCCGTCATGA
- a CDS encoding OsmC family protein has protein sequence MKARVTWVEGRTFLGESGSGHAVVMDGAPEHGGRNLGVRPMEMLLLGLGGCTAFDVVMILEKGREPVADCRVEVEAERAETDPKVFTRIHLRYIVSGRGLDRMKVERAVALSKEKYCSASIMLGKVAEITAEIEVVETA, from the coding sequence ATGAAAGCCCGCGTCACCTGGGTCGAAGGCCGCACCTTCCTCGGCGAATCCGGCAGCGGCCATGCCGTGGTCATGGACGGCGCGCCGGAGCATGGCGGGCGCAACCTCGGCGTCCGGCCGATGGAGATGCTGCTGCTCGGCCTCGGCGGCTGCACCGCTTTCGACGTCGTGATGATCCTGGAGAAGGGGCGCGAGCCGGTGGCCGACTGCCGGGTCGAGGTCGAGGCCGAGCGCGCCGAGACCGACCCGAAGGTCTTCACCAGGATCCATCTGCGCTACATCGTCTCCGGCCGCGGCCTCGACCGCATGAAGGTCGAGCGGGCCGTGGCGCTGTCGAAGGAGAAGTACTGCTCGGCCTCGATCATGCTCGGCAAGGTCGCCGAGATCACCGCCGAGATCGAGGTCGTCGAGACCGCCTGA
- a CDS encoding type II toxin-antitoxin system Phd/YefM family antitoxin, with product MIRVNMHEAKSNLSALAEKARAGEQVVIARAGEPWVELVPYTGARREPGGYEGQIVIAPDFDAPNEEIADLFEGK from the coding sequence ATGATCCGAGTCAACATGCACGAAGCGAAGAGCAACCTGTCGGCGCTGGCGGAAAAAGCGCGGGCTGGCGAGCAGGTCGTCATCGCACGCGCGGGGGAGCCATGGGTCGAACTGGTGCCCTACACCGGCGCGCGCCGCGAACCCGGCGGCTATGAGGGCCAGATCGTCATCGCTCCGGACTTCGATGCCCCGAATGAGGAGATCGCCGACCTCTTCGAAGGCAAGTGA
- a CDS encoding response regulator has protein sequence MADEVLTRILYVEDDADIRSVAGFALEAVGGFVLAACASGEEALAQAPGFAPQLLLLDVMMPGMDGPETLAALRALPGTAATPAVFMTAKVQPQEVARYRALGAIDVISKPFDPMTLSDEIRAIWARSDGRGS, from the coding sequence ATGGCCGATGAGGTGCTGACCCGCATCCTCTATGTCGAGGACGACGCCGATATCCGTTCGGTCGCCGGTTTCGCGCTGGAGGCGGTGGGCGGCTTCGTCCTGGCCGCCTGCGCCTCGGGCGAGGAGGCGCTGGCCCAAGCCCCCGGATTCGCGCCGCAGCTGCTGCTGCTCGACGTGATGATGCCGGGCATGGATGGGCCGGAGACGCTGGCGGCGTTGCGGGCGCTGCCGGGGACCGCGGCGACGCCAGCGGTGTTCATGACCGCCAAGGTGCAGCCGCAGGAGGTGGCGCGCTACCGCGCCCTCGGCGCCATCGACGTCATCTCCAAGCCCTTCGACCCGATGACCCTGTCCGACGAGATCCGCGCCATCTGGGCCCGCAGCGACGGCCGGGGATCATGA
- a CDS encoding aminotransferase class V-fold PLP-dependent enzyme produces the protein MMLDLDRLRADTPGCARVLHLDNAGSALPPRPVLDAMLDHLRREAEIGGYAAAAEAEPRLEAAYVSIARLIGADPTEIAMMENATRAWDMVFYGLPFRPGDRILTAKAEYASNTISYLQVAQRTGAVVEVVPDDATGQLDVAALEQAVTATDRGPARLIAVSHVPTNGGLVNPAAAIGRIARAHNIPYLLDACQSVGQMPVDVKAIGCDMLSATARKFLRGPRAVGFLYVRRSMLDRIDPPFLDLYAAEMVAPDRYVVRPDARRFENFERNFTGILGMGAAVDYALALGLDTIRDRARALADRLRDGLSTLPGVTVRDKGAERSAIVSFTKADEPAEGLHKRLRAAGINTSVTRRRSTMFDMTDRGLDAMLRASPHCYNSEAEIERFVAAVAAG, from the coding sequence ATGATGCTCGATCTCGACCGGTTGCGCGCCGACACGCCGGGCTGCGCCCGGGTGCTGCATCTCGACAACGCCGGCTCGGCCCTGCCGCCGCGGCCGGTGCTGGATGCGATGCTGGACCATCTGCGGCGGGAGGCGGAAATCGGCGGCTATGCCGCCGCGGCCGAGGCGGAGCCGCGGCTGGAGGCCGCCTATGTCTCGATCGCCCGGCTGATCGGCGCCGATCCGACCGAGATCGCGATGATGGAGAACGCCACCCGGGCCTGGGACATGGTGTTCTACGGCCTGCCCTTCCGGCCGGGCGACCGGATCCTGACCGCCAAGGCCGAGTACGCCTCCAACACCATCTCCTACCTGCAGGTGGCGCAGCGGACCGGCGCGGTGGTCGAGGTCGTGCCCGACGACGCCACCGGCCAGCTCGACGTCGCTGCGCTGGAGCAGGCGGTGACGGCGACCGACCGGGGCCCGGCGCGGCTGATCGCGGTCAGCCACGTCCCGACCAATGGCGGGCTGGTGAACCCGGCGGCGGCGATCGGCCGGATCGCACGCGCGCATAACATTCCCTACCTGCTCGATGCTTGTCAGTCGGTCGGTCAGATGCCGGTCGATGTCAAGGCGATCGGCTGCGACATGCTGTCGGCCACCGCCCGCAAGTTCCTGCGCGGGCCGCGCGCCGTCGGCTTCCTCTATGTCCGGCGGTCGATGCTCGACCGGATCGACCCGCCCTTCCTCGACCTCTACGCGGCGGAGATGGTGGCGCCCGACCGCTATGTGGTGCGCCCGGACGCCCGCCGCTTCGAGAATTTCGAGCGCAACTTCACCGGCATCCTCGGCATGGGCGCCGCGGTCGACTACGCCCTGGCCCTCGGCCTCGATACCATCCGCGACCGAGCCCGGGCTCTGGCTGACCGGCTGCGCGACGGGCTCTCGACCCTGCCCGGCGTCACCGTGCGCGACAAGGGCGCCGAGCGGTCCGCGATCGTCAGCTTCACCAAGGCGGACGAGCCGGCCGAGGGGCTGCACAAACGGCTGCGCGCGGCCGGCATCAACACCAGCGTCACCCGCCGCCGCTCGACCATGTTCGATATGACCGACCGCGGCCTCGACGCCATGCTGCGGGCTTCGCCGCACTGCTACAACAGCGAGGCCGAGATCGAACGGTTCGTGGCCGCGGTCGCGGCAGGCTGA
- a CDS encoding secondary thiamine-phosphate synthase enzyme YjbQ, producing MQQFLHTLQVTTRGKGLVEITPQIRPWVEAQRIGTGLLTVFCRHTSASLLIQENADPDVRADLEAYFERIAPEGDVYIHDAEGPDDMPAHIRTALTQVQLSIPVASGRLVLGTWQGIYLFEHRSMPHRREIVLHLLGE from the coding sequence ATGCAGCAGTTCCTCCATACCCTCCAGGTCACCACCCGCGGCAAGGGTCTGGTCGAGATCACGCCGCAGATCCGGCCCTGGGTCGAGGCGCAACGGATCGGGACCGGGCTCCTGACCGTGTTCTGCCGACACACCTCGGCCTCGCTGCTGATCCAGGAGAATGCCGACCCGGACGTCAGGGCCGACCTGGAGGCCTATTTCGAGCGGATCGCGCCGGAGGGCGACGTCTACATCCACGATGCCGAGGGGCCGGACGACATGCCGGCCCATATCCGCACGGCGCTGACCCAGGTGCAGCTCTCGATCCCGGTCGCATCCGGCCGTCTCGTGCTCGGCACTTGGCAGGGCATCTACCTGTTCGAACACCGAAGCATGCCGCACCGGCGCGAGATCGTGCTGCACTTGCTCGGGGAATAA
- a CDS encoding type II toxin-antitoxin system VapC family toxin, whose protein sequence is MRAVLLDTHAFLWWLANDAALGPSAREIIAEPRNRVVVSAATAWEIAIKRQLGKLTAPADIEAVVEEKGFAKLAISFFHGQQAGALPPHHRDPFDRMLIAQAQTEGLELMTADPVLRAYAVRLIEAGA, encoded by the coding sequence ATGCGCGCTGTCCTGCTCGATACCCACGCCTTCCTGTGGTGGCTCGCGAACGATGCTGCCCTGGGGCCGTCGGCGCGAGAGATCATCGCCGAGCCGCGGAACCGTGTCGTCGTCAGCGCAGCGACGGCTTGGGAGATCGCCATCAAGCGGCAGCTCGGCAAGTTGACGGCACCCGCCGACATTGAGGCCGTGGTGGAGGAAAAGGGGTTCGCCAAGCTGGCGATCTCGTTCTTCCACGGCCAACAGGCGGGGGCCCTCCCGCCGCACCATCGCGATCCCTTCGATCGCATGCTGATTGCGCAGGCCCAGACGGAGGGGTTGGAGCTGATGACGGCCGATCCGGTGCTCCGGGCCTATGCGGTTCGTCTGATCGAAGCTGGCGCCTGA